From the genome of Anopheles merus strain MAF chromosome X, AmerM5.1, whole genome shotgun sequence, one region includes:
- the LOC121588725 gene encoding autotransporter adhesin BpaC-like isoform X5, with protein sequence MRSLTNPGGLALLVLLALSFSANVVQSYRAKMTSRVCFSNIANFTGNTAIGLCSHSVLQTLRVGANGTIAYVTTATTPQSTVLRLLPTYCNRRLAYPYLEPYLAIVGSGTEGPVATILANPTIRANYIRALITFMKSYPRCVGLYIDFSNLATSQAAGYAAFMQALFQAAGTASLKLASALPWEADRYADVYYSVTLRSLSFNVLRTYDEFYSSLTTVVRPLNPLVAMAAPFNATTKTISYNLYRWIIKGLNPSNIILGMSMYARAYTVTKVSQFGATGTASASVVSYCDALLFSTKFGLQTSSSGESVSSSSSMAYVFTSFQSAELKLNFAVSNNLAGVALFSLNTAGTNAELLRYVTSIIAPTPPTGFQYPVASYPTCGVSITFPSLVAITTQPTASTAAGGGTTRAGGVTTVAPGGDTTAAGGGTTAAGGGSTAAGGGSTAAGGGTTAAGGGSTAAGGGTTVAGGGSTAAGGGSTASGGGTTAAGGGSTAAGGGSTAAGGGTTAAGGGSTAAGGGSTAAGGGSTAAGGGTTIAGGGSTAAGGGTTAAGGGSTAAGGGTTAAGGGSTAAGGGSTAAGGGTTIAGGGSTAAGGGSTAAGGGTTIAGGGSTAAGGGSTAAGGGSTAAGGGTTAAGGGSTAAGGGTTVDGGGSTAAGGGSTAAGGGSTAAGGGSTAAGGGSTAAGGGSTAAGGGSTAAGGGSTAAGGGTTAAGGGSTAAGGGSTAAGGGSTAAGGGSTAAGGGSTAAGGGSTAAGGGSTAAGGGSTAVGGGTTAAGGGSTAAGGGSTAAGGGSTAAGGGTTAAGGGTTAAGGGSTAAGGGSTAIGGGSTAAGGGSTAAGGGSTAAGGGSTAAGGGSTAAGGGSTAAGGGTTVAGGGSTAAGGGSTAAGGGSTAAGGGTTAAGGGSTAAGGGTTAAGGGSTVAGGGSTAAGGGSTAAGGGSTAAGEGSTVAGGGSTAAGGGSTAAGGGTTAAGGGSTAAGGGTTIAGGGSTAAGGGSTAAGGGSTAAGGGSTAAGGGSTAAGGGSTAAGGGSTAAGGGSTAAGGGSTAAGGGTTAAGGGSTAAGGGSTAAGGGSTAAGGGTTAAGGGSTAAGGGSTAAGGGSTASGGGTTAAGGGSTAAGGGSTAAGGGSTAAGGGSTVAGGGSTAAGGGSTAAGGGTTAAGGGSTAAGGGSTAAGGGTTAAGGGSTDAGGGSTAAGGGSTAAGGGSTAAGGGSTAAGGGSTSAGGGSTAAGGGTTIAGGGSTAVGGGSTAAGGGSTAAGGGTTAAGGGSTAAGGGSTAAGGGSTAAGGGSTAAGGGSTAAGGGSTAAGGGSTAAGGGTTAAGGGSTAAGGGTTAAGGGSTAAGGGSTAAGGGSTAAGGGSTAAGGGSTAAGGGTTAAGGGSTAAGGGSTAAGGGSTAAGGGSTAAGGGSTAVGGGTTAAGGGSTAAGGGSTAAGGGSTAAGGGTTSAPQPAVVCGITVRSQYGGLVSSFCDSVLEINLYIQSGSACGVVV encoded by the exons ATGCGATCCTTGACCAACCCAGGGGGGCTGGCGCTGCTAGTGTTGTTAGCACTATCGTTTAGCG CCAACGTCGTCCAATCTTATAGAGCGAAAATGA CATCGAGAGTATGCTTCTCCAACATCGCCAACTTCACTGGAAATACTGCGATCGGGCTATGCTCGCACTCAGTGTTGCAAACGCTCAGGGTGGGCGCGAACGGCACGATCGCGTACGTTACGACTGCCACAACGCCTCAGTCAACCGTGCTCA GACTGCTTCCGACCTACTGCAACCGAAGGCTGGCGTATCCGTACCTCGAACCGTACCTGGCTATAGTCGGGTCCGGTACGGAAGGACCAGTTGCTACCATCCTAGCGAATCCGACGATTCGAGCGAACTACATCCGGGCGCTGATCACGTTCATGAAGTCCTACCCGCGCTGCGTCGGActatatatcgacttcagcAACCTCGCCACATCGCAGGCG GCCGGTTATGCCGCGTTCATGCAGGCCCTGTTCCAGGCGGCTGGTACAGCTTCGCTCAAGCTGGCCTCAGCGCTGCCCTGGGAGGCAGATCGGTACGCCGATGTCTACTACAGCGTCACTTTAAGAAGCTTATCGTTTAACGTGCTGCGCACGTACGATGAATTCTACTCATCGCTTACAACGGTCGTACGGCCGCTGAACCCGCTAGTTGCTATGGCCGCACCGTTTAACGCCACGACGAAAACTATC TCGTACAACCTGTACCGGTGGATAATCAAGGGACTGAACCCGAGCAACATCATACTCGGCATGTCGATGTATGCTCGCGCATATACTGTGACAAAAGTTAGCCAGTTCGGTGCTACGGGAACGGCTAGCGCTTCGGTGGTATCATACTGCGAT GCACTTCTTTTCTCGACCAAGTTTGGACTGCAAACGAGCAGCTCTGGAGAGAGTGTATCCTCTAGCAGCAGTATGGCTTACGTATTCACTTCATTTCAATCGGCTGAGCTCAAGCTGAACTTTGCAGTGTCTAATAATTTGGCTGGTGTTGCACTGTTCTCATTGAACACTGCCGGCACCAATGCAGAGCTGCTGCGTTACGTGACGAGTATTATTGCACCGACGCCACCAACAGGTTTCCAATATCCTGTGGCGTCGTATCCTACATGCGGCGTTTCGATTACATTCCCATCGTTGGTGGCTATAACTACACAACCAACAGCCTCCACAGCAGCGGGTGGCGGTACCACTCGAGCTGGAGGAGTTACCACGGTTGCGCCAGGAGGAGACACCACGGCTGCTGGAGGTGGAACTACAGCCGCTGGAGGAGGTTCAACAGCCGCTGGAGGAGGTTCAACAGCCGCTGGAGGTGGAACTACagccgctggaggaggatcAACAGCCGCTGGAGGAGGAACTACTGTCGCTGGAGGAGGTTCAACTGCCGCTGGAGGAGGTTCGACTGCATCAGGGGGTGGAACTACAGCCGCTGGAGGAG GTTCGACTgccgctggaggaggatcaacagccgctggaggaggaactacagccgctggaggaggatcaacagccgctggaggaggatcaacagccgctggaggaggatcaactgctgctggaggaggaACGACTATCGCAGGAGGAGGTTCAACTGCCGCTGGAGGTGGAACTACAGCCGCCGGTGGTGGTTCTACAGCCGCCGGAGGAGGAACTACagccgctggaggaggatcaacagccgctggaggaggttcgactgctgctggaggaggaACTACTATCGCTGGAGGAGGATCAACAGCCGCTGGAGGAGGCTCaactgctgctggaggaggaACTACTATCGCTGGAGGAGGATCAACAGCCGCTGGAGGAGGCTCaactgctgctggaggaggttcgactgctgctggaggaggaaccacagccgctggaggaggatcCACAGCTGCTGGAGGAGGAACTACTGTCGATGGAGGAGGTTCaactgctgctggaggaggctcgactgctgctggaggaggatcaacagccgctggaggaggctcgactgctgctggaggaggatcaacagccgctggaggaggctcaacagccgctggaggaggatcAACAGCCGCTGGTGGAGGTTCgactgctgctggaggaggaactacagccgctggaggaggctcaactgctgctggaggaggatcaacagccgctggaggaggatcaacagctgctggaggaggctcaacagccgctggaggaggatcAACAGCCGCTGGAGGAGGCTCAACTGCAGCTGGAGGAGGCTCAACAGCCGCTGGAGGAGGCTCGACTGCAGTTGGAGGAGGAACTACAGCCGCTGGAGGAG gatcaacagccgctggaggaggatcAACAGCCGCTGGAGGAGGCTCAACtgcagcaggaggaggaactacagccgctggaggaggaactacagccgctggaggaggctcaactgctgctggaggaggcTCAACTGCTATCGGAGGAGGATCAACAGCCGCTGGAGGAGGCTCGACTgccgctggaggaggatcaacagccgctggaggaggctcgactgctgctggaggaggcTCAACTgccgctggaggaggatcAACAGCCGCTGGAGGAGGAACTACTGTCGCTGGAGGAGGTTCAACTGCCGCTGGAGGAGGCTCgactgctgctggaggaggatCAACAGCCGCTGGAGGTGGCACGACAGCTGCTGGAGGAGGATCaactgctgctggaggaggaactacagccgctggaggaggatcAACAGTCGCTGGAGGAGGCTCGACTGCCGCTGGAGGAGGCTCCACagccgctggaggaggatcAACAGCCGCTGGTGAAGGATCAACAGTCGCTGGAGGAGGATCCACAGCCGCTGGAGGAGGCTCTACAGCTGCTGGAGGTGGAACTACagccgctggaggaggatcCACAGCCGCTGGAGGAGGAACTACTATCGCTGGAGGAGGATCAACAGCCGCTGGAGGAGGCTCgactgctgctggaggaggctcgactgctgctggaggaggctcgactgctgctggaggaggtTCGACTGCAGCTGGAGGAGGCTCaactgctgctggaggaggatCTACAGCCGCTGGAGGAGGCTCGACTGCAGCAGGAGGGGGCTCAACtgcagcaggaggaggaactacagccgctggaggaggctcaactgctgctggaggaggctcaactgctgctggaggaggatcaacagccgctggaggaggaactacagccgctggaggaggatcaacagccgctggaggaggatcAACAGCCGCTGGAGGAGGCTCGACTGCATCAGGGGGTGGAACTACTgccgctggaggaggatcaacagccgctggaggaggctcaacagccgctggaggaggatcaacagccgctggaggaggatcAACAGTCGCAGGAGGAGGATCAACAGCCGCTGGAGGAGGCTCAACAGCCGCTGGAGGTGGAACTACagccgctggaggaggatcCACAGCCGCTGGAGGAGGCTCGACtgcagcaggaggaggaaCTACAGCAGCTGGGGGAGGCTCAACTGATGCTGGAGGAGGCTCgactgctgctggaggaggatCAACAGCCGCTGGAGGTGGCTCgactgctgctggaggaggatcaactgctgctggaggaggcTCGACTTCCGCTGGAGGAGGATCAACAGCCGCTGGAGGAGGAACTACTATCGCTGGAGGAGGATCAACAGCCGTTGGAGGAGGATCAACAGCCGCTGGAGGAGGCTCAACtgcagcaggaggaggaactacagccgctggaggaggctcaactgctgctggaggaggatcaactgctgctggaggaggatCAACAGCCGCTGGAGGAGGCTCGACTgccgctggaggaggatcAACAGCCGCTGGAGGAGGTTCGACTGCCGCTGGAGGAGGCTCAACtgcagcaggaggaggaactacagccgctggaggaggatcaacagccgctggaggaggaactacagccgctggaggaggctcaactgctgctggaggaggctcaactgctgctggaggaggatCAACAGCTGCTGGAGGAGGTTCTACAGCCGCTGGAGGAGGCTCaactgctgctggaggaggaACTACTgccgctggaggaggatcAACAGCCGCTGGAGGAGGTTCAACTgccgctggaggaggatcAACAGCTGCTGGAGGAGGATCAACAGCCGCTGGAGGAGGCTCGACTGCTGTTGGAGGAGGAACTACagccgctggaggaggatcAACAGCCGCCGGAGGAGGATCAACAGCCGCTGGTGGAGGATCAACAGCCGCTGGTGGAGGCACCACGTCTGCACCACAACCTGCTGTTGTCTGCGGCATTACTGTGCGGTCGCAGTACGGAGGTCTTgtcagcagtttttgtgattCTGTTTTAGAGATCAACCTGTACATTCAATCTGGAAGTGCGTGTGGGGTTGTAGTGTAA
- the LOC121588725 gene encoding autotransporter adhesin BpaC-like isoform X24, which translates to MRSLTNPGGLALLVLLALSFSANVVQSYRAKMTSRVCFSNIANFTGNTAIGLCSHSVLQTLRVGANGTIAYVTTATTPQSTVLRLLPTYCNRRLAYPYLEPYLAIVGSGTEGPVATILANPTIRANYIRALITFMKSYPRCVGLYIDFSNLATSQAAGYAAFMQALFQAAGTASLKLASALPWEADRYADVYYSVTLRSLSFNVLRTYDEFYSSLTTVVRPLNPLVAMAAPFNATTKTISYNLYRWIIKGLNPSNIILGMSMYARAYTVTKVSQFGATGTASASVVSYCDALLFSTKFGLQTSSSGESVSSSSSMAYVFTSFQSAELKLNFAVSNNLAGVALFSLNTAGTNAELLRYVTSIIAPTPPTGFQYPVASYPTCGVSITFPSLVAITTQPTASTAAGGGTTRAGGVTTVAPGGDTTAAGGGTTAAGGGSTAAGGGSTAAGGGTTAAGGGSTAAGGGTTVAGGGSTAAGGGSTASGGGTTAAGGGSTAAGGGSTAAGGGTTAAGGGSTAAGGGSTAAGGGSTAAGGGTTIAGGGSTAAGGGTTAAGGGSTAAGGGTTAAGGGSTAAGGGSTAAGGGTTIAGGGSTAAGGGSTAAGGGTTIAGGGSTAAGGGSTAAGGGSTAAGGGTTAAGGGSTAAGGGTTVDGGGSTAAGGGSTAAGGGSTAAGGGSTAAGGGSTAAGGGSTAAGGGSTAAGGGSTAAGGGTTAAGGGSTAAGGGSTAAGGGSTAAGGGSTAAGGGSTAAGGGSTAAGGGSTAAGGGSTAVGGGTTAAGGGSTAAGGGSTAAGGGSTAAGGGTTAAGGGSTAAGGGSTAAGGGSTAAGGGSTAAGGGSTAAGGGTTAAGGGTTAAGGGSTAAGGGSTAIGGGSTAAGGGSTAAGGGSTAAGGGSTAAGGGSTAAGGGSTAAGGGTTVAGGGSTAAGGGSTAAGGGSTAAGGGTTAAGGGSTAAGGGTTAAGGGSTVAGGGSTAAGGGSTAAGGGSTAAGEGSTVAGGGSTAAGGGSTAAGGGTTAAGGGSTAAGGGTTIAGGGSTAAGGGSTAAGGGSTAAGGGSTAAGGGSTAAGGGSTAAGGGSTAAGGGSTAAGGGSTAAGGGTTAAGGGSTAAGGGSTAAGGGSTAAGGGTTAAGGGSTAAGGGSTAAGGGTTAAGGGSTAAGGGTTAAGGGSTAAGGGSTAAGGGSTAAGGGSTAAGGGSTAAGGGTTAAGGGSTAAGGGSTAAGGGSTAAGGGSTAAGGGSTAVGGGTTAAGGGSTAAGGGSTAAGGGSTAAGGGTTSAPQPAVVCGITVRSQYGGLVSSFCDSVLEINLYIQSGSACGVVV; encoded by the exons ATGCGATCCTTGACCAACCCAGGGGGGCTGGCGCTGCTAGTGTTGTTAGCACTATCGTTTAGCG CCAACGTCGTCCAATCTTATAGAGCGAAAATGA CATCGAGAGTATGCTTCTCCAACATCGCCAACTTCACTGGAAATACTGCGATCGGGCTATGCTCGCACTCAGTGTTGCAAACGCTCAGGGTGGGCGCGAACGGCACGATCGCGTACGTTACGACTGCCACAACGCCTCAGTCAACCGTGCTCA GACTGCTTCCGACCTACTGCAACCGAAGGCTGGCGTATCCGTACCTCGAACCGTACCTGGCTATAGTCGGGTCCGGTACGGAAGGACCAGTTGCTACCATCCTAGCGAATCCGACGATTCGAGCGAACTACATCCGGGCGCTGATCACGTTCATGAAGTCCTACCCGCGCTGCGTCGGActatatatcgacttcagcAACCTCGCCACATCGCAGGCG GCCGGTTATGCCGCGTTCATGCAGGCCCTGTTCCAGGCGGCTGGTACAGCTTCGCTCAAGCTGGCCTCAGCGCTGCCCTGGGAGGCAGATCGGTACGCCGATGTCTACTACAGCGTCACTTTAAGAAGCTTATCGTTTAACGTGCTGCGCACGTACGATGAATTCTACTCATCGCTTACAACGGTCGTACGGCCGCTGAACCCGCTAGTTGCTATGGCCGCACCGTTTAACGCCACGACGAAAACTATC TCGTACAACCTGTACCGGTGGATAATCAAGGGACTGAACCCGAGCAACATCATACTCGGCATGTCGATGTATGCTCGCGCATATACTGTGACAAAAGTTAGCCAGTTCGGTGCTACGGGAACGGCTAGCGCTTCGGTGGTATCATACTGCGAT GCACTTCTTTTCTCGACCAAGTTTGGACTGCAAACGAGCAGCTCTGGAGAGAGTGTATCCTCTAGCAGCAGTATGGCTTACGTATTCACTTCATTTCAATCGGCTGAGCTCAAGCTGAACTTTGCAGTGTCTAATAATTTGGCTGGTGTTGCACTGTTCTCATTGAACACTGCCGGCACCAATGCAGAGCTGCTGCGTTACGTGACGAGTATTATTGCACCGACGCCACCAACAGGTTTCCAATATCCTGTGGCGTCGTATCCTACATGCGGCGTTTCGATTACATTCCCATCGTTGGTGGCTATAACTACACAACCAACAGCCTCCACAGCAGCGGGTGGCGGTACCACTCGAGCTGGAGGAGTTACCACGGTTGCGCCAGGAGGAGACACCACGGCTGCTGGAGGTGGAACTACAGCCGCTGGAGGAGGTTCAACAGCCGCTGGAGGAGGTTCAACAGCCGCTGGAGGTGGAACTACagccgctggaggaggatcAACAGCCGCTGGAGGAGGAACTACTGTCGCTGGAGGAGGTTCAACTGCCGCTGGAGGAGGTTCGACTGCATCAGGGGGTGGAACTACAGCCGCTGGAGGAG GTTCGACTgccgctggaggaggatcaacagccgctggaggaggaactacagccgctggaggaggatcaacagccgctggaggaggatcaacagccgctggaggaggatcaactgctgctggaggaggaACGACTATCGCAGGAGGAGGTTCAACTGCCGCTGGAGGTGGAACTACAGCCGCCGGTGGTGGTTCTACAGCCGCCGGAGGAGGAACTACagccgctggaggaggatcaacagccgctggaggaggttcgactgctgctggaggaggaACTACTATCGCTGGAGGAGGATCAACAGCCGCTGGAGGAGGCTCaactgctgctggaggaggaACTACTATCGCTGGAGGAGGATCAACAGCCGCTGGAGGAGGCTCaactgctgctggaggaggttcgactgctgctggaggaggaaccacagccgctggaggaggatcCACAGCTGCTGGAGGAGGAACTACTGTCGATGGAGGAGGTTCaactgctgctggaggaggctcgactgctgctggaggaggatcaacagccgctggaggaggctcgactgctgctggaggaggatcaacagccgctggaggaggctcaacagccgctggaggaggatcAACAGCCGCTGGTGGAGGTTCgactgctgctggaggaggaactacagccgctggaggaggctcaactgctgctggaggaggatcaacagccgctggaggaggatcaacagctgctggaggaggctcaacagccgctggaggaggatcAACAGCCGCTGGAGGAGGCTCAACTGCAGCTGGAGGAGGCTCAACAGCCGCTGGAGGAGGCTCGACTGCAGTTGGAGGAGGAACTACAGCCGCTGGAGGAGGTTCGACTgccgctggaggaggatcaacagccgctggaggaggatcaactgctgctggaggaggaactacagccgctggaggaggatcaacagccgctggaggaggctcgactgctgctggaggaggatcaacagccgctggaggaggatcAACAGCCGCTGGAGGAGGCTCAACtgcagcaggaggaggaactacagccgctggaggaggaactacagccgctggaggaggctcaactgctgctggaggaggcTCAACTGCTATCGGAGGAGGATCAACAGCCGCTGGAGGAGGCTCGACTgccgctggaggaggatcaacagccgctggaggaggctcgactgctgctggaggaggcTCAACTgccgctggaggaggatcAACAGCCGCTGGAGGAGGAACTACTGTCGCTGGAGGAGGTTCAACTGCCGCTGGAGGAGGCTCgactgctgctggaggaggatCAACAGCCGCTGGAGGTGGCACGACAGCTGCTGGAGGAGGATCaactgctgctggaggaggaactacagccgctggaggaggatcAACAGTCGCTGGAGGAGGCTCGACTGCCGCTGGAGGAGGCTCCACagccgctggaggaggatcAACAGCCGCTGGTGAAGGATCAACAGTCGCTGGAGGAGGATCCACAGCCGCTGGAGGAGGCTCTACAGCTGCTGGAGGTGGAACTACagccgctggaggaggatcCACAGCCGCTGGAGGAGGAACTACTATCGCTGGAGGAGGATCAACAGCCGCTGGAGGAGGCTCgactgctgctggaggaggctcgactgctgctggaggaggctcgactgctgctggaggaggtTCGACTGCAGCTGGAGGAGGCTCaactgctgctggaggaggatCTACAGCCGCTGGAGGAGGCTCGACTGCAGCAGGAGGGGGCTCAACtgcagcaggaggaggaactacagccgctggaggaggctcaactgctgctggaggaggctcaactgctgctggaggaggatcaacagccgctggaggaggaactacagccgctggaggaggatcaacagccgctggaggaggatcAACAGCCGCTGGAGGAG gaactacagccgctggaggaggatcaacagccgctggaggaggaactacagccgctggaggaggctcaactgctgctggaggaggctcaactgctgctggaggaggatCAACAGCTGCTGGAGGAGGTTCTACAGCCGCTGGAGGAGGCTCaactgctgctggaggaggaACTACTgccgctggaggaggatcAACAGCCGCTGGAGGAGGTTCAACTgccgctggaggaggatcAACAGCTGCTGGAGGAGGATCAACAGCCGCTGGAGGAGGCTCGACTGCTGTTGGAGGAGGAACTACagccgctggaggaggatcAACAGCCGCCGGAGGAGGATCAACAGCCGCTGGTGGAGGATCAACAGCCGCTGGTGGAGGCACCACGTCTGCACCACAACCTGCTGTTGTCTGCGGCATTACTGTGCGGTCGCAGTACGGAGGTCTTgtcagcagtttttgtgattCTGTTTTAGAGATCAACCTGTACATTCAATCTGGAAGTGCGTGTGGGGTTGTAGTGTAA